One genomic segment of Desulfocapsa sulfexigens DSM 10523 includes these proteins:
- a CDS encoding methyl-accepting chemotaxis protein, translated as MKWSNLKLSAKFGLIFGSAFISFILVLLFYQRTVTQTTGGFKDLITTEVAIASHATAINGSMQQARRLEKEFLLSKDLLYKENLLETLKGLKDEAARIKDLARDTESNTATLATEILSQVTIYQQAFEKLVSSQMTNGLDSNSGLQGEFKALALQVAKNLKKHQVSDSYLALLQMRRFEKEYVRTKSERHMAKLLESIDTYETSLDTLEDEEDLYDDQIEKLSAYQEAVNNYAQSPDESTLRELQTTAVDLEAGLNHLYVPNARIQLLLLRLTEKNYIITRMKKYGVATLEAAETIQDIFDESNADPKYIEIINADLTAYSETFSALMANDVQIVEALLVMSGAAKKVEPLVAEIMDQANQGKEAQITSTSAKAQKMGMLAISIGLCVVLISGIFTFFTIRSIVAELKRGVDFAKQMSLGDFTTTLTINRRDEIGTLGEALNNMVSGIREMFTEISQGVAHLSSSSDELSTISHQMSDGAELSSQKSNSVAAAAEEMSVNMDSVTLASENATNNVNMIAAAVEEMNVTAQDIARQTEKGQKISHDATKRINISSGMIEQLGQDIFEINKVTEAINEISDQTNLLALNATIEAARAGDAGKGFAVVANEIKELAKQTSAATQEIKQHIESIQGSTGKTVDEIKGVAAVVAEVDTIVSSIALSMEEQTATNQEVAGNIAEVSEGMVEVNENVGQSSLVAGETAKDIAEVSRIAQEIMANGNKVNLSAGDLASLASKLKKLMQRYKL; from the coding sequence ATGAAATGGTCTAACCTTAAACTTTCGGCAAAGTTTGGTCTTATTTTTGGCAGCGCTTTTATTTCTTTTATCCTGGTCCTTCTTTTTTACCAGCGTACTGTCACCCAAACAACGGGAGGATTCAAGGATCTTATTACTACTGAAGTTGCCATTGCTTCCCATGCAACTGCAATTAATGGAAGTATGCAGCAGGCGCGACGGCTTGAAAAAGAATTCCTGCTCAGCAAGGATTTACTCTATAAAGAAAATCTGCTGGAAACCCTTAAGGGGCTGAAAGACGAGGCAGCTAGAATAAAAGATCTGGCTCGAGACACAGAAAGCAATACCGCTACTCTCGCTACTGAAATCCTAAGCCAGGTGACCATTTATCAACAGGCCTTCGAGAAACTGGTTTCCTCCCAAATGACAAACGGTCTCGACAGCAACTCTGGCCTGCAGGGAGAGTTTAAAGCATTAGCTCTGCAGGTTGCCAAAAATCTGAAAAAGCATCAGGTGAGTGATTCCTACCTTGCCCTTTTGCAGATGCGCCGTTTTGAAAAGGAATATGTCCGTACCAAATCGGAACGTCATATGGCAAAGTTACTGGAATCCATTGATACTTACGAAACGTCACTAGACACCCTTGAAGATGAAGAGGATTTGTATGATGACCAGATTGAAAAGCTCTCTGCCTATCAGGAAGCTGTAAACAACTACGCACAATCACCAGACGAATCCACACTGAGAGAACTGCAGACCACGGCGGTGGATTTGGAGGCAGGCTTGAATCATCTCTATGTTCCAAATGCCAGGATTCAACTTCTCCTCCTGAGACTGACCGAAAAAAATTACATCATCACTCGAATGAAAAAATACGGTGTAGCCACTCTTGAAGCCGCAGAAACCATTCAAGACATCTTTGATGAATCCAATGCGGATCCTAAGTATATCGAAATCATTAACGCTGATCTCACAGCCTACAGTGAAACTTTCTCTGCCTTGATGGCCAATGATGTACAGATAGTCGAAGCACTGCTAGTGATGAGTGGAGCCGCAAAAAAAGTGGAACCACTGGTAGCTGAGATCATGGATCAAGCCAACCAGGGAAAAGAAGCACAAATCACCAGCACTTCTGCTAAAGCCCAGAAAATGGGCATGCTTGCCATAAGCATTGGCCTCTGCGTAGTCCTGATATCAGGTATTTTCACATTTTTCACCATCCGTTCGATTGTTGCCGAATTGAAGCGTGGTGTTGATTTTGCGAAACAAATGTCTTTAGGGGACTTCACCACCACTCTCACGATCAATCGTCGTGACGAGATCGGAACCCTCGGTGAAGCGTTGAACAACATGGTTTCCGGTATTCGTGAGATGTTTACAGAAATCTCCCAGGGAGTGGCTCACCTGTCTTCCTCTTCAGATGAGTTATCCACTATTTCTCATCAAATGTCTGACGGCGCAGAACTCTCTTCCCAGAAGTCAAATAGCGTTGCAGCTGCTGCTGAAGAGATGAGTGTCAATATGGATTCGGTAACACTGGCTAGTGAAAATGCCACCAACAATGTCAATATGATTGCTGCTGCCGTAGAAGAAATGAATGTTACGGCTCAGGATATAGCCCGTCAGACCGAAAAAGGTCAGAAAATCTCGCACGATGCGACAAAACGCATCAATATCTCCTCCGGGATGATAGAACAACTGGGTCAGGACATTTTCGAAATCAACAAGGTCACCGAAGCTATTAATGAAATTTCTGATCAAACAAATCTACTCGCCCTGAATGCTACAATCGAAGCTGCGAGAGCAGGTGATGCCGGAAAGGGTTTTGCCGTAGTGGCCAATGAAATCAAAGAGCTGGCCAAACAGACCTCTGCCGCCACCCAGGAAATCAAACAGCACATAGAAAGCATTCAAGGTTCTACAGGAAAAACTGTGGATGAAATAAAGGGAGTTGCAGCCGTTGTGGCAGAAGTTGATACAATCGTTTCTAGCATTGCCCTTTCCATGGAGGAACAGACAGCCACCAATCAGGAAGTTGCAGGTAATATCGCCGAGGTATCGGAAGGAATGGTGGAGGTCAATGAAAACGTAGGCCAAAGTTCGTTGGTGGCAGGGGAAACCGCAAAAGACATTGCCGAGGTTAGCCGAATAGCCCAGGAAATCATGGCCAACGGAAACAAAGTGAATCTCAGCGCTGGTGACCTTGCCAGCCTGGCATCAAAACTCAAGAAACTTATGCAGCGTTATAAACTGTAG
- a CDS encoding DMT family transporter: MAKGKKRVPAKLQRPVFLLILPGQIAMSLNYGWLPLIYVGLFEMSITFALWLTALQLAASAARIGILIYITPFFSLLILKTVVEEQIHPATFIGIALIIGSILFQSWRPEERQQHNKTSL, encoded by the coding sequence GTGGCGAAGGGAAAAAAACGGGTTCCTGCAAAACTGCAGAGACCCGTTTTTTTATTGATTCTACCAGGCCAGATTGCCATGAGCCTGAACTACGGCTGGCTACCGCTGATCTATGTTGGTCTTTTTGAGATGAGTATTACCTTTGCCCTCTGGCTGACAGCCCTGCAATTGGCCGCTTCGGCAGCCAGAATAGGAATTCTTATCTATATAACCCCGTTTTTTTCTCTTCTAATCCTGAAAACCGTTGTGGAAGAACAGATCCATCCAGCCACTTTTATCGGAATTGCTTTGATTATCGGCAGTATTTTATTCCAGAGCTGGCGACCAGAAGAAAGACAGCAGCACAATAAAACTTCCCTATGA
- a CDS encoding DMT family transporter, with protein sequence MKYYLYAMGAILCWASLPAATGSGLTELSTEELMFFSFSSAAVFLYAQDVLLTRSFTVYIPNLKAILLGVWGIFIYHYIYYMALGRAPLAEGAILATTWSFWIVVFSSIILFRKLKISIVITAFAGMIGVGIVIASGKDLSFSGDYMQGYQLALACGLIWSSFSVALGHVRIPREPMTFFTIIAALLSALLYVLTMPHGVPSPKAIRAAVYLGCVPLGLSFFLWNRAVTRGNMVIIGFLSYLTPPLSVLLVALIHGTTVTSQVLLGMAIIIMASIGGRFALSHSGRRKKPLR encoded by the coding sequence ATGAAATATTATCTCTATGCGATGGGGGCAATCCTCTGCTGGGCAAGCCTTCCGGCCGCCACCGGATCAGGACTGACAGAGCTTTCAACGGAAGAGCTGATGTTCTTCAGTTTTAGCAGTGCAGCTGTTTTCCTCTATGCACAGGACGTTCTTTTGACACGTTCTTTCACTGTTTATATTCCAAATCTGAAAGCTATTCTGCTCGGAGTCTGGGGTATTTTTATCTACCATTACATCTATTATATGGCGCTTGGCCGCGCGCCTTTAGCCGAAGGCGCAATACTGGCCACCACATGGTCATTCTGGATAGTGGTATTTTCTTCGATAATTCTTTTTAGAAAATTGAAAATCTCCATAGTGATTACTGCTTTTGCGGGAATGATCGGGGTAGGAATTGTTATTGCATCCGGCAAGGATCTCAGCTTCAGCGGTGACTATATGCAGGGATATCAGCTTGCCCTGGCCTGTGGTCTGATCTGGTCGAGTTTTTCGGTGGCACTCGGCCATGTAAGAATACCAAGAGAGCCGATGACGTTTTTCACCATTATAGCAGCCCTCCTTTCAGCTCTGCTCTACGTACTCACCATGCCCCACGGAGTACCGTCACCCAAAGCCATCCGTGCAGCCGTCTATCTCGGCTGTGTTCCACTGGGCTTATCCTTCTTTTTGTGGAACCGTGCGGTTACCAGGGGAAATATGGTTATAATTGGTTTTCTCAGCTACCTCACCCCGCCCCTTTCAGTTCTGCTGGTGGCCCTGATTCATGGAACAACGGTTACTTCCCAGGTTCTGCTTGGAATGGCCATTATTATCATGGCTTCAATTGGTGGCCGCTTCGCTCTTTCACACTCTGGCCGAAGAAAAAAGCCTCTCAGATAA
- a CDS encoding AEC family transporter yields MENFILIFICLAVGMGLQRLTIFADNAPVTLNLYVIWVALPALILRQVPTLSFSTDLFVLLIIPWLMTSLGAALVFIASRLFAWSSEVTVVLLLTVPLGNTSFLGIPMIEAFWGTEMVSYGIIYDQFGSFLALSTYGSFVLAFYSEQQRQSAGAILKKIFTFPPFLALLAALLLAKPLQHPAIAGSLSLIASSLVPVVMFAIGLQLKIRLAPGQTFPFCFGLIAKLLIAPFAALLICRLLGLDGPEARIAIFEAGMPPMVTAGAMAMSAGFAPRLTAALVGWGILLSFASLSLLSLFI; encoded by the coding sequence ATGGAAAATTTTATTCTTATTTTTATCTGTCTTGCTGTCGGCATGGGGTTGCAAAGATTGACAATTTTTGCCGATAATGCGCCTGTGACCCTGAACCTCTATGTTATCTGGGTTGCTCTTCCGGCCCTTATCCTGCGTCAGGTACCTACGCTCTCCTTTTCAACAGATCTGTTTGTTCTTCTTATTATACCCTGGCTGATGACGTCTCTGGGAGCTGCTCTTGTCTTTATTGCCAGCCGCCTTTTTGCCTGGTCAAGTGAAGTCACGGTGGTGCTTCTTCTTACGGTTCCTCTGGGGAATACGTCATTTCTGGGTATTCCAATGATCGAGGCTTTCTGGGGCACAGAGATGGTCTCCTACGGGATAATCTATGATCAGTTCGGGTCGTTTCTTGCTCTCTCAACCTATGGTTCCTTTGTGCTGGCGTTCTACAGTGAACAGCAGCGTCAGAGTGCAGGCGCCATCCTCAAAAAGATTTTTACTTTTCCACCATTTCTGGCGCTACTTGCTGCTCTTCTTTTAGCAAAGCCATTGCAGCATCCGGCGATTGCAGGGAGTCTGTCTCTCATTGCCTCTTCGTTGGTTCCCGTGGTTATGTTTGCCATTGGCTTGCAGCTGAAAATCAGACTGGCACCGGGCCAGACCTTCCCCTTTTGTTTCGGGCTGATCGCAAAACTCCTTATTGCTCCCTTTGCAGCTCTTCTGATCTGCCGGCTACTGGGGCTTGATGGTCCCGAAGCACGAATTGCCATCTTTGAGGCGGGAATGCCACCCATGGTTACTGCGGGGGCCATGGCCATGAGTGCAGGATTTGCTCCGAGGCTGACGGCTGCTCTCGTGGGCTGGGGGATTCTCCTGTCCTTTGCCAGTCTTTCTTTGCTCTCTTTGTTTATCTGA
- a CDS encoding sensor domain-containing diguanylate cyclase, translating to MDIAPQQHWTLRKQLRTLFLLALTFVAFCFLFGLWRVQQFNHHRMEIQNSSLRLQQNLKANFDKTKAIGRIQTQLRLYMQSGKKEHLSETKSEAEALLEEITEENKNILLQFLKKVDILEVRLDSLSENNIKIFQAEKNILTKSGQIIKTLPPEQYFKLRAVVSDACLEHHHLYVTSIISNQSDTLIRIQQQFSELYDEVDKQLVALMAVLPESSRAGMESLRDEYFTLEDGVQTVTSIRITITETQNQTVKVLEQINSAITTTSLDQEGESARLMADGLSLAQRNLVIMSVSLVLAALMFAIIAFFLHTRMIRPLVDFIELLRRMTALLAGMRTKQVSEDENFLSLSNMSDKRHDEIGEVAEAVKRLILRLRELSIFRQTIEADEMTSEIYTRLARIFMHKLGLDTFIIYEKNSKSKGMLPIYCQPPEIEEDLPDFSVADRCRAQRTGTLITSQDDLLICKQFPLHDVMHHVCIPMMVGGQVIGVVQFLYSIDLSRSEHLKITRAIEEARHYILEALPVLQSKHLAEKLEEMATEDQLTGLYNRRYLESSLEQIVAGVQRRQTKLGVLMCDMDYFKQVNDNYGHDAGDAVLIQLAQLLSDSVRKSDMVIRFGGEEFLILLVDCQDSQAAQLGEKVRKVVEEHKFQIGGQSIQKTLSIGVSEFPIDSAKGIWEVIKHADVALYKAKEQGRNRVVEFNLEMWPGDSY from the coding sequence ATGGATATAGCGCCACAACAACACTGGACTCTACGAAAACAGTTACGAACGCTCTTCCTGCTCGCTCTCACCTTTGTTGCATTTTGCTTTCTCTTTGGGTTATGGCGCGTTCAGCAATTCAATCACCACCGTATGGAGATCCAGAATTCCTCCCTGAGACTGCAGCAAAATCTCAAAGCCAATTTTGACAAGACAAAAGCTATTGGCCGTATTCAAACCCAGTTGCGTCTCTACATGCAATCCGGAAAAAAGGAGCACCTCAGCGAAACCAAAAGTGAAGCAGAAGCTCTTCTTGAAGAAATCACAGAAGAAAACAAGAATATACTTCTTCAGTTCCTTAAAAAGGTTGATATCCTTGAGGTACGACTTGACAGCCTGAGTGAAAATAATATCAAAATTTTTCAGGCCGAAAAAAATATCCTGACCAAATCTGGTCAAATTATCAAAACATTGCCCCCAGAGCAGTACTTCAAGTTACGTGCTGTTGTGAGCGACGCCTGCCTTGAGCATCACCATCTCTATGTAACGTCCATCATAAGCAACCAAAGTGATACCCTGATTCGAATTCAGCAGCAATTCTCCGAGTTATATGATGAGGTGGACAAACAGCTTGTGGCATTGATGGCTGTGCTTCCAGAATCTTCCCGTGCCGGAATGGAAAGCCTTCGTGATGAATATTTCACCCTTGAAGATGGTGTACAGACTGTAACTTCAATCCGTATCACCATTACTGAAACTCAGAATCAGACAGTGAAGGTTCTGGAACAGATCAATTCTGCCATAACCACAACATCACTGGATCAGGAGGGAGAGTCTGCTCGTCTCATGGCTGACGGTCTCAGCCTGGCTCAAAGAAATCTGGTTATAATGTCAGTAAGTCTTGTGCTTGCCGCGCTCATGTTCGCGATCATCGCCTTTTTCCTCCATACCAGAATGATCAGGCCACTGGTCGATTTTATTGAACTGCTGCGCCGCATGACAGCACTTCTTGCCGGAATGCGGACAAAACAGGTATCCGAAGATGAAAACTTCCTCTCTCTTTCCAATATGTCAGACAAACGCCATGATGAGATCGGGGAAGTAGCCGAGGCAGTCAAACGACTGATTCTGCGTTTACGTGAACTATCCATATTCAGGCAGACCATTGAAGCTGATGAGATGACAAGCGAAATTTATACCCGCCTGGCTCGAATTTTTATGCATAAGCTGGGGCTTGATACGTTTATCATTTACGAAAAAAATTCAAAATCAAAGGGGATGCTCCCTATCTACTGTCAACCTCCTGAGATCGAGGAGGACTTACCGGACTTCAGTGTAGCTGACAGGTGTCGGGCACAGCGAACCGGAACCCTTATTACCTCTCAGGATGATCTTTTAATCTGCAAGCAGTTTCCTCTTCATGATGTAATGCATCATGTTTGTATTCCCATGATGGTAGGTGGACAGGTCATTGGTGTGGTGCAGTTTTTGTATTCAATAGATCTTTCCCGGAGTGAGCACCTGAAAATCACGAGGGCTATTGAAGAGGCTCGACACTATATTCTTGAAGCCCTGCCGGTGCTGCAGAGCAAACATCTTGCAGAAAAGCTTGAAGAGATGGCAACAGAGGATCAGCTCACCGGATTATATAACAGGCGCTATCTTGAATCGTCCCTTGAACAGATCGTAGCCGGTGTACAGCGACGTCAGACAAAGCTTGGAGTTCTGATGTGTGATATGGACTATTTTAAACAGGTAAACGACAATTACGGACATGACGCCGGCGATGCAGTACTTATCCAGTTGGCTCAACTGTTGTCCGATTCTGTCAGAAAATCTGATATGGTTATTCGTTTTGGAGGGGAGGAATTTCTTATTCTGCTGGTTGATTGCCAGGATTCCCAGGCAGCTCAGCTAGGAGAAAAAGTACGAAAAGTAGTCGAGGAGCACAAGTTCCAGATCGGTGGTCAGTCCATACAAAAAACTTTGAGTATTGGGGTCTCGGAATTCCCCATTGACTCCGCCAAAGGAATCTGGGAAGTGATCAAACACGCTGATGTTGCACTTTACAAGGCTAAGGAACAGGGAAGAAACAGGGTGGTTGAATTCAACCTGGAAATGTGGCCCGGTGATTCCTACTAA
- a CDS encoding putative porin, translating to MKKTLVSVGMMLTMAGSAYAEGETVTIPAEDYKAIMNRLDALQRRVEILESTPQRAVNVPEAHYEKVTEDINIIYNTIDDLETKSVQNKMNFGAELRVRADNYRAKNYNTIDMTGFQQNVMAGMSPTQAMGAAMTYHDKESDSNNWTNRFRINMEAEISDSLQFHGRLAMYKNWGDSDDASASYMLNDFNRGHRPGSSNLWVDRAYVDWIPSGFPIPLAITVGRHPSTEGPPFEYRENRLRQSTYPALLFDGENDGIVVTFGLDRYTGLKEAGWRFAYGKAYHSDDDNNTGSAFPFFDDGEAGDSTMAATFFETKIPGLKNSLAVLSYAKVWDLPFYLTGPNLYETGMANVDLGDMDLWGIHLQASDIAATGLDLFFSYGGNRSKANGNAPLGAFGLLSSDGQSNHSGYSFYTGLRYTMPIEALNMPKIGFEYNKGSEYWFSMTMGTPDLFNKLATRGSVYDLYYIQPINRYLFFRAGYIHIDYDYSGSGQHIGAPIESDATLDNYYFLMDVRF from the coding sequence ATGAAGAAGACTCTGGTAAGTGTTGGCATGATGCTGACTATGGCTGGCAGTGCATATGCTGAGGGTGAAACTGTAACCATCCCGGCAGAAGACTATAAGGCGATAATGAACAGACTGGATGCCCTGCAGCGGCGCGTTGAAATTCTTGAATCAACTCCTCAGCGGGCCGTGAACGTTCCAGAAGCCCATTATGAAAAAGTAACAGAAGACATCAATATTATTTACAACACTATTGATGATCTTGAGACCAAAAGTGTCCAGAATAAAATGAATTTTGGTGCAGAACTTCGGGTAAGAGCTGATAATTATAGGGCAAAAAATTATAACACCATTGACATGACGGGTTTTCAGCAGAACGTGATGGCGGGTATGAGCCCGACGCAGGCCATGGGTGCAGCAATGACTTATCATGACAAGGAGAGTGACTCCAACAACTGGACAAACCGCTTTCGCATCAACATGGAGGCAGAAATTTCAGACTCCCTTCAATTTCATGGTCGCCTGGCGATGTATAAAAACTGGGGAGACAGCGATGATGCCAGCGCTTCATATATGCTGAATGATTTTAATCGTGGTCATCGCCCTGGAAGCAGTAACCTCTGGGTAGACAGAGCGTATGTTGACTGGATTCCTTCAGGATTCCCAATTCCTCTTGCAATTACCGTTGGCCGCCATCCGTCCACTGAAGGACCTCCTTTTGAGTACAGAGAAAACAGGCTGCGTCAATCAACATATCCTGCCCTGCTTTTTGATGGTGAAAATGATGGAATTGTAGTGACCTTTGGTCTTGATCGTTATACCGGTCTCAAGGAGGCCGGGTGGCGTTTTGCCTACGGAAAGGCCTACCACTCAGACGATGACAATAATACTGGCTCAGCTTTTCCTTTCTTTGATGACGGTGAGGCCGGCGATTCAACCATGGCAGCCACCTTTTTTGAAACAAAGATTCCAGGCTTAAAAAACAGTCTTGCGGTGTTAAGTTATGCCAAAGTGTGGGATCTTCCGTTTTACCTTACTGGCCCCAACCTCTATGAAACCGGCATGGCCAATGTGGATCTTGGGGATATGGATCTCTGGGGGATACACTTGCAGGCCTCTGATATCGCAGCCACTGGACTGGACCTTTTCTTTTCCTATGGTGGTAATCGGAGTAAGGCAAATGGAAATGCGCCTTTGGGGGCATTCGGACTCTTATCATCTGACGGACAGTCGAATCACTCGGGGTATTCCTTTTATACCGGTTTACGTTATACCATGCCGATTGAAGCTCTCAATATGCCTAAAATTGGTTTTGAGTACAACAAAGGGTCTGAATACTGGTTTAGCATGACCATGGGGACGCCCGACCTTTTCAACAAACTGGCAACCAGGGGCAGTGTCTATGATCTCTATTACATCCAGCCGATAAACAGGTACCTGTTCTTCAGAGCAGGATATATCCATATTGATTACGATTACAGCGGGAGTGGACAGCATATTGGTGCCCCCATTGAGTCTGATGCAACCCTTGATAACTACTATTTTCTGATGGATGTCCGCTTCTAG
- a CDS encoding CHAD domain-containing protein, protein MKPSQHGIWILPEDYVPSDLKHSFSDTFIVRTGSVKKSSRIWYDTFDWRLFRKKQRLTSDGSNWVLDDFQGRQLAVLESPRKSFRFSWQFPDSPLRQSLEKTLDVRGVLQICVEELESYSLNLCNTDENIVVFLDIQQSTNRLTRSKRSVAHIKEMRGCGKRFKRAVKILESSGAVQVSSIADLFPFVLEGSGRKALDYNSGYAVPLAPELRSIDAIRKIHAFLLECMRRNEEGVITDLDSEFLHDLRVAVRRTRSALTLFKGVLATDITDRFKEDFHYIGQITGSVRDLDVYLLNEKQYKDSVPERLQQGLTYFFDNLTESRKEEQRKLVSSIRSKRYQQILTDWSQLLDKESLLPAAEKGDIPIAVLAGKIIHKRFRRVLQDGRNIHRGTPDIALHKLRIQCKKLRYCLEFLAPLYGPKQMKQFIRQLKMLQNNLGDFNDLSVQQQILAKYLSTIKPGTRKSVELAASIGGLMTSLAAQHQWTRDHFEKTFTHFCCPKNMALYQKIFD, encoded by the coding sequence ATGAAGCCATCACAGCATGGTATCTGGATTCTACCTGAAGACTATGTACCTTCAGACCTAAAGCATTCCTTTTCCGATACGTTTATTGTGCGAACCGGTTCTGTGAAAAAAAGTAGCCGGATCTGGTATGACACCTTTGACTGGCGCCTTTTTCGCAAAAAACAGAGGCTGACCAGTGACGGGAGCAACTGGGTCCTTGACGATTTTCAGGGACGGCAACTTGCTGTTTTGGAAAGTCCACGGAAGTCATTTCGTTTTTCCTGGCAGTTTCCCGATTCTCCACTTCGACAATCCCTTGAAAAAACATTGGATGTCCGGGGAGTTCTCCAAATTTGTGTTGAAGAGCTTGAGTCTTATTCGTTAAACCTGTGTAATACAGATGAAAATATTGTTGTCTTTCTGGATATTCAGCAATCAACGAACAGGCTGACTCGAAGCAAGAGGAGTGTCGCGCATATTAAGGAGATGCGCGGCTGTGGCAAAAGGTTCAAAAGAGCTGTCAAAATTCTTGAAAGCTCAGGTGCAGTGCAAGTAAGCAGCATTGCTGACCTATTCCCTTTTGTTCTTGAAGGAAGTGGCCGTAAGGCCCTGGATTATAATTCCGGCTATGCTGTCCCCCTAGCACCTGAGCTAAGGAGTATTGACGCGATTCGAAAGATTCATGCATTCTTACTGGAATGTATGCGTCGGAATGAAGAAGGGGTTATTACTGACCTTGATTCGGAATTCCTTCATGATCTGCGGGTGGCGGTACGAAGAACTCGTTCTGCCTTGACCCTGTTCAAGGGGGTACTTGCAACTGATATAACGGATCGTTTCAAAGAGGATTTTCACTATATTGGCCAAATTACCGGATCGGTTCGAGACCTGGATGTCTATCTGCTCAATGAGAAGCAGTACAAGGATAGTGTACCTGAGCGTTTGCAACAGGGATTGACCTATTTTTTTGATAACCTTACAGAGAGCAGAAAAGAAGAACAACGAAAGCTTGTCAGTTCTATACGTAGCAAACGGTATCAACAGATCCTGACAGACTGGTCTCAACTGCTTGACAAAGAGAGTCTCCTGCCTGCAGCGGAAAAGGGTGATATACCCATTGCTGTCCTTGCTGGAAAAATAATCCATAAGCGGTTTCGCAGAGTCTTACAGGATGGTCGCAATATCCATCGAGGTACACCGGATATTGCACTGCATAAACTGCGTATCCAGTGCAAGAAACTCCGTTACTGCCTCGAATTTCTCGCCCCTCTCTATGGGCCAAAACAGATGAAACAGTTTATTCGACAGCTCAAGATGTTGCAGAATAATCTTGGTGATTTTAATGATCTCTCTGTACAGCAGCAGATACTTGCTAAGTATCTGTCAACAATCAAACCCGGTACCAGGAAGTCCGTGGAATTGGCGGCATCCATAGGTGGACTCATGACTAGCCTTGCTGCACAGCATCAGTGGACAAGGGATCATTTCGAGAAGACGTTTACCCACTTCTGTTGCCCCAAAAATATGGCGCTTTATCAAAAGATTTTTGATTGA